Sequence from the Deinococcus yavapaiensis KR-236 genome:
CCGACGGCGCATGAGGAAGCGACGATCGCGTTGCTCGTCGCGCTCGTTCCCGGCAGTCGCATGTCAACGCGCCCCGGAGCAATATGCCGCTGCCTGCCGAGCAGCGGTTCTTTATGCGCCCGACGCCCATTCATGCAGCGCGGAGCACGCCGCCCCGTCCATGTTCCGTCGGCGAGGTCGGGAGCGTCAGGGGCCGCTTCTCGATAGGGTCTTCAGTTCAGCAGCGTGGCCTTGATGTACACGCGCCCGCCCTTCTGGGTTCCCTCGAACACGCTGAGGCACATGTACGAACTGCGCGAGGGCGCGCCGAGCGAGTTTTGAGCATCGACCTTTCCGAAATTACGGTAGGTCCCGGCGTAGACGAAGTACATCGTCGGCAACGCGGCGCTAAACTTCGCGGTCGCCGGAGCTTTCAGCTTGTTGCGCACGGCCTCCCGGCACTTCTGGATGAAGAACACGTTGTTCGGCACGCCTTTCACCGTGAAGACGTCCACCTTCGGGAAGGCGTTTTGCACCGTCACGTAGTGGTGGGTTTCAACGTCACCCTTGCTCCTCGATTGCTCGATGTCGGCCGAGATGATCGCGGCGGGTTTCAAGGTGACCGCACCGACCGTGGCGCTCAAGGCGACGCCCAACCACACCGCTCGCTTCATACCCCTCCAGCTTACGTTTTTCGCGTGAGGATGTCGCTTCCGTCGAGCGGGGACTGTGTCGGCGAAGGCGGGTCTCCACGAACCTCGATGCCGTTCGGTTCGTGAAGCGACCTCGGGGAGAAGTCCGCATGAAACGCTCAGGCGAGGACGGGCACGTCTTCGAGCTTGTAATACACGGGCAGGCCGCGCTCGCGGGCGAGTTTCACGTCGTTGTCCGCGCCTTTCGAGTCGCCCGGGAGACGCAGGACCGCCGAGCACAGCTGTAGGAGTCGGTGGGCGGTGGGGTGCAGGATCTCGTCGTAAAGGGCGTCGCCGACGTGCTCGCCGCCCGCGACGTGCCAGATGGGCAGCGCGACCCATTCGCCGATCATGGGGACGTAACCGGCTTTGAACAGCGTGTACGAGACGCTTTCGAGGTGGCGCAAGTTCGCGGCCATCTTCTCGGGGGCGTCTCCGGTGCCGCTGCGGTACGGTCCGGCGATCAAGATCATTCGTGGTGCGGGGTGAGTCATGAACAGCCTCCTTCGTGCGCCGCTCGAGCGCGACCGAGTGATCGCCGAGCCGCCCGTCCACCTTAAACCGCAACTTCGTGCAATGTCAAGAAAATTCGTGCAGAAGTGTAGACTGACGTCAGGAGGCGTCGTGCTCACGAGTCAACGCAAGCAACACATCCTCGCCGTTTTGAAGCGCGACGGCCAAATCGTCGCCAAGTCGCTCAGCCAAGAACTCGGCTTGTCGGAAGACACCATCCGCCGCGATCTGCGCGACCTCGCGGCCGAAGGGCTCTTGCAGCGCGTCCATGGCGGCGCGCTGCCCGCCTCGCCTGCCGTCGCCACCTTCGAAGAACGAACGCGCATCGCGCCCGAAGGCAAGATCGCGATCGGGCAGACGGCCGCGAAGATGATACGGCCCGGTCAAGTCGTGATTCTCGACGGCGGCACGACCGCCGTGCAGGTCGCACGCCACTTGCCGCGAGACCTTCAAGCAACGATCGTCACGCACAGCCCCACCATCGCCGTCGAGCTCGCCGCGCATCCCACCGTCGAAGTGATCGTCATCGGCGGTCGCCTGTTCAAACACTCGATCGTCGCCGTCGGCGCGGCGGCGATCGAGGCGATGAGTCACGTGCGCGCCGACTTGTTCTTCATGGGAGTGACCGGCGTGCATCCCGAGGCCGGCCTCAGCACCGGCGACCTCGAGGACGCCCTCGTGAAGCGGGCCTTGTCGAAGCGAGCCGCGGAAACGGTCGTGCTCGCGTCGAGCGAGAAGATCGGCGTCGCCTCGGCGTACGTGATCGCGCCCGTGGCCGAGGCGAGCACGCTCATCGTCGAGCGCGACGCCGACCGGGAAGTGATCGCCGAACTCGAACGCTCGGGCCTCTCGCTCGTGCGCGCTTGACGACGAAGCCCGCTCGGACGGCGACGCCGAACTTCTCCCCTCCAACTCGACACGGTCGGTGGTCCCAACGCTTAACATGGATTCGTGACGCAGGAGTCCCGTGCCGCCGCGCCCGCCATCGAAACGTCGTACCTCGACGTTCTCTTCGAGCAGACACGAATGGCGCACGCCCTGTACGACACGAACCTCCGGTTCCTCCGAGTGAACGAGGCGTTCGCCCGCTTGACGGGCATCGCCGTGGACGCGCACGCGGGCCAAACGCTGTGGGACGTCGTTCCGGGCATTCCACCTGCCCTTATCCAAGCGTATCGAGCGGTCCTGAGCGACGGCGAACCCCTGCGAGACTTTCACTACGTCGTTCCGACACCTCGCGCACCCGGCGGATACTGCTACCGCCGAGCGAACGCCTTCCCCGTGCGCGACGGGCAGGGCGTCGTCACGCGCCTCGTGGTGACGATCGAGGAACTCACTCCCCAGATCCTCACCGAGCAGGCGCGTGAAGCGAGCGAGGCGCGCACGAGACGCTTGCAAGACCTCACGAGCGCCTTGTCGAGCGCCGTCACCGTCCACGACGTCCACCAGCTCGTCTTGCAGGAAGCGAGCCGCGCGCTCGGAGCGTACGCCGCGACCCTCATCGTGCCGATCGACGAGGACACGCTGTTCGTCGCCGGAGGAACCGGCTATAGCGACGACGTCCTCACGTCTTGGAGGCGCTTTTCCAAGACGGGACGCTTTCCCGTCGTCGACGCGATTCGCGAGCGACGAGCCATCTTCCTTCCCACGTCCGACCTGTCGCAGAGCTACCCGGACATGGTGCCTTTGCTCAAGCCGAACACTCGCGCCGTCGCCGCCGTTCCACTCATCGCGAATGACCGCGTGCTCGCCGCGCTCACCTTGTCCTTCGACGACGAGCAGGTCATCACCGAGGAGAATCAAGCGTTCAGCCGAGCGGTCGTGCAACAGGCCGCGCAGGCGTTGGAGCGCGCGCGCCTGTACGACGAGCAGCGGCGCGCGCACGACCGCGCCGCGTTGCTCGCCCGAGTCGGTGAGACTCTGGCGGCGTCGCTCGACGTTCGCGTGACCCTCGAACGCATCACGGCCCTCACGATCGAGCACGTCGCGGACTGGTGCGCGATCTACCAACCCGCGCCGCACTTCGACGATCTCCCGATCGAGCGCCAGCGTCTGTTGCTCGTCGCGGTCGCGCACCACGATCCCACGCAAATCGACACGCTCCGAGCGATGCTGCACTTCCCGAGCGACCCGGCCTCGCCCATTAGCAACGAGCACGTCTACCGCACCGGCACGCCCCTGCTCGTGCCGGCCTTGCCGCCCGAAGCGATCGACGCGATTCCCGAGGAGGAGCGGCGCGCCATGACCCGCTCGCTCGGCCTGCACTCCCTGATCACGGTGCCGCTCGTCGCGAACGGACGCAAACTCGGCGTGCTGGGCGTCGCCACTTCGAGTTCGGACCGCACCCTCACGCACGACGACTTGCTGCTCACGCAGGAACTCGCGCACCGAGCGGCGTTGGCGCTCGATCTCGCGCAGTTGTACGAAGCGGCCGCGTTGAGCGAGCAGCGCCACCGCTCTTTGGTCGAGGCCACCTCACAAATCGTGTGGGTGCGCGCGCCCAGTGGAGAGTTCGTCGCGGATCAGCCCGGCTGGCGAACTTTCACGGGGCAGACGGAAGAGCAACTGCTCGGCTGGGGTTGGTTGAACGCGGTGCATCCCGAGGATCGACCGCGCGTTCGGCGCACTTGGCAAGACGCGTTGGAATCGCAAGCGCTGTACACGACCGAGCAGCGGTTGCGGCGACACGACGGGCAGTACCGCGTGATGCATGTCCGCGCGACTCCCGTTCGGACGAGGGACGGCGCGATTCGCGAGTGGGTCGGGGCGCAAAGCGACATCACCGAGCGCGTGCAAGCCGAGCAGCAAGTGCGCGACAGCGAAGCGCGCCACCGCGCCTTGGTCGAGCACGCCGCCGTCGGCATCGTGCGGACCTCTCCTCGGGGCGAGCTGCTCGACGTGAATCCCGCGGCGGAGAAGATCTTGGGGTACTCGCGCGAAGAGTTGCTGCGCATGACGTTCATGGACTTCACCTACCCCGAGGACGGCGGCGAAGCGGGCATGTCGTCGTTTCGGCGCTTGATGCGCGGCGAGATCGACGCGTTCAACTTGGAGAAGCGCTACGTCCGCAAGGACGGCCGCGTGGTGTGGGCGAATCTCTCGGGGTCCGCCGTGCGTGACGAGCAGGGCGCCCCGCTGTACAGCGTTTCCATCTTCGAGGACATCACCGAGCGCAAGCGCGCCGAGGCGCGACTTCGGGAAAGCGAGGAGCGATTCCGGCGACTCGTCGACGCGAGCCCGACCGGAATCGCGGTCGGCGCGTCGGACGGCACGCTTCACCTTCCGAACGACGCCTACCTTCGCATGCTGGGCTTCACGCGTGAGGAGTACGAGGCGGGCGCGTTGAACTGGACGGCGCTCACGCCGCCCGAGTACGCGGAGGTGGACGCGCGAGCGTTTCGTCAGGTGTTCGCTCAAGGCACGTCCGAGCCGTACGAGAAGGAGATGCTGCGCCGAGACGGAACGCGCGTTCCCGTCGGCTTGGTCCTCGCGCGCTACGATCAGCATGACGAGACGTTCGTGGTGGGGTACGTGCAGGATCTCAGCGTGCAGAAGGCGGCGGAGCGCGCGCTGCGCGAGCATGGTCTGGAACTCGAGCGCCGCGTGGAGGAGCGCACGCGCACCTTGGCGGAACGAACCGCCGCGCTCGACGCCTTCGTGCGCTTCGCGGAGTTGGCATCCTCTACGACCAGCGTGGAGGACTTGACGCGGCACGCGGTGGAGGTGCTGCGCGCGACGGTCGGGCCGGTGAGCGTCGCTTACTACGAGCGGCGCGATCACGTGTGGAAGGCGGTGACGTGGTCGGACGACATCCCCGCCGAGGCGCTCGCGATGATTCGCGCGGGCATCCCGGTGGATCAGCCGACGTTCTCGGAAGCGGTGCAAGGGCGGCGGGCGTACTACATGGAAGCGTGGAACGCGGAACGCGAAGGCCTCGACGACTCGCGCATGTACGGTGCGGGCGCGCTGTACCCGTTCTATTCGGGCGAGGAACCCGTGGGATTGCTGAACATGGCGACGATGCGGACGTCGACGTGGTCGGGGCGCCACAAAGCGATCTTTCGCGCGGTGGGCCGAAGCTTCGCGTTGGCGTTGGAACGCAGCGAGCAGACGCGGCAGTTGCAGGAACGCACGCGCGAGCTGGAACGCTCGAACGCCGAGTTGGAGCGCTTCGCGTACGTCGCGAGTCACGACCTGCAAGAGCCGCTGCGCACGATCGCCAGTTACAGCGAACTGCTCGCCGTTCGCTACGGCTCTCAGATGGACGACAAGGGCCGCTTGTTCTTGAAGTTCATGACGGAGGGCGCGCAGCGCATGAAAGTCCTGATCGACGACTTGCTCGTGTTCTCGCGGTTGAATTCGGTGCGTGAACCGCTGCGCACGGTCGACGCGAACCGTCCTCTCTCGGAGGCCTCGTCGCGGTTGCAGGCCTTGATCGAGCAGGCGGGCGCGCGCGTCGAGTCCGAGCGGTTGCCGTTCGTGCTGGGAGACGAGGGGGAACTCACGCAGCTCTTCCAGAACTTGATCGGAAACGCCGTCAAGTTCCGTCGTTCGGACGAGCCGCCGGTCGTGCGCGTCACGGCGCGCGCGGAGGACGCGATGTGGCATTTCACCGTCGCCGACAACGGCATCGGAATCGAGCCGCAGTATCAAGAGCGGGTGTTCGGGTTGTTTCAGCGGCTGCACACGCGAAGCGAGTACGACGGGACCGGGCTGGGGTTGTCGATCGTGCGCAAGGTCGCCGAGCGTCACGGCGGGCGCGCGTGGTTGGAGTCGAACGTGGGAATCGGGACGACCGTGCACTTCACGCTTTGCAAGGCGGAGGGCGGCCATGACTGACGTGCTGTTGGTGGAGGACCACGACGCGGACGTGCTGTTGGTGCGCGAAGCGGTCGCGTCCTTCGAGCAGAAGGTGAGGCTTCATGTCGTTCGTGACGGCCTGGCGGCGTTGTGGTTCTTGCGGCGGCAAGGCGACTACGCGCGGTGCCCGTCGGTTCAGTTGGTGCTGCTCGATTCGAGCATGCCTCGCATGAACGCGTGTGAAGTGCTGCGGGAACTTCGCACGGACGAGGCGACGCGCGACGTGCCCGTCGTGGTGTTCAGCAGTTCCGCCCGACCTCGCGACGTCCACGCGTGTACCGAGGCGGGCGCGAACGGGTACGTCGTGAAGCCTGTCGATTTGGCGAGCTTCATGGACGTCGTGCAGGGGCTTTTGAAGGACTGGCTGCGGGCGAGTCGCTGATCGCGAAGAAAGCAAGAGGCCACGGTTCCTGCGAGGCGGCGCGGACAAGAATTTTCGGGCGCCTCCGCTCGACATTTCGAGTCTAATCCCTTGTATTTATCTGTTAAAACACCTATATTGAAGGCATGAGCCGCTCGCTGCGTGACGAGATTCAACAACACCAACCTTTTCGAAGTTTGGAAGAGGAAGCGGCGCTCAACCTCTTCCGCACGACGCAACTTCTCGCGGACCGAGGCGAGGCGTTCTACCGCGAGCACGGCCTTACCCCCACCCAGTACAACGTGTTGCGCATCCTGCGCGGCGCGGGCGACGGAGGACTCGGGCGCAACGAGATTCGCGAGCGACTTTTGAGCCGCATGCCCGATGTCACCCGCCTTCTCGACAAGATGGAGGACATGGAGTTGGTACGGCGCGTGCGCAGCACCACCGACCGTCGCTGCGTCCCCACCGCCCTGACCGAGAAGGGCCGCGCGCTCGTCGACGCCATGGACGAGCCCGTAGCGGCGATGCACCGCGAGCAATTCGGGCACCTCACGCCCGGGCAACTGCACACTCTCGTCGAGATCATGACGCAAATTCGCGCCCGCCTGCCGCAAGAGTAACGTGGTCGCGCTTCTGCCTGATATTTGTTTCAACACTCAGTAAGCGAACAAGGAGCCCCGCATGAACCTCCCCACCGTCCCGTACCTGACCTTGCCCTTCGATCAAGTGGGCCAAAACCCGACTCGCCACGCCCTTCCAGCCAACGTCCAGCTCGGTCCGGTCGTCCTTCAAATCGCGGACCTGGACGCCTCCCTCGACTTTTACACGAACGTCATCGGCCTGCACCTTCACGGGCGCGAGGAAGGCCAAGCGCGCGCCGCCCGCCTCGGCACGCCCGAGGGTGAAGTCCTGATCGAGCTGCGCGAGAAGAAAGGCGTCAAGTACGCTCCGCACCGAGGACGCCTCGGCCTCTACCACGTCGCCGTCCTGCTCCCGACCCGCGCCGACCTCGGCCGTTTCATCCGCCACGCTCTCGGCCTCGGCGTGCACGTCGGCCAGTCCGACCACCACTACAGCGAAGCGACGTACCTCAAGGACCCCGACGGCCTCACCGTGGAGGTCTACCGAGACCGCCCCCGCGACGAGTGGCGCGTCACGCAAGACGGCGAGATCATCGGCGGAGGCGACCTCCTCGACCTGGGGGCGCTCGACGAAGCGGCGGGCGACGCGCCTTGGCGAGGCGTCCCGACCGGAACCACCTTGGGACACCTGCACTTTTACGTCGGCGACCTCGACGAAGCCGCGCGCTTCTACCACGCCGGGCTCGGCTTCCCGAAAGTTTCGTGGAGCGCCTTCCCCTCCGCCCTCTTCCTCGGCGCGGGCGGCTACCACCACCACCTCGGCCTCAACACCTGGGCGGCGGGAAGCGCCCCTTCCGGCGACGACGACGCGCGTCTGCTCACGTGGGACCTCGTGCTGCCCGACGAAGCGACCGTCGAACGCACCGCTCGCAGCCTTCGCGCCGAGGGCTTCTCGGTCACCGTCACGCCGAGCGGCCTGCTCGCCGACGACCCCTGGGGCATCACCGTCCGACTTCGCACCGCCTGACCCCGTCCGTTTCACCGCCCTGCCCCTCGCTCGGAGATCACCATGACGCACCCCGTCCCCCACTCCCACCCCACCTCACGCATCGACCCAAAGCTCAGCCTCGGCGAAGTCGCCCTCACCGTCCGCGACCTCGACCTCGCCGTTCGCTTCTACCAAGTCGCGCTCGGGCTCACCCTCCTCGCCGTGGAAAACGGCCGCGCGGTGCTCGGCACGCCCGACGGGCACCCCCTCGTCGCCGTGCGGCACGATTCGCAAGCGCCCACGCCGCCCGCGAACGCCAGCGGCTTGTACCACCTCGCGGTCGCGCTTCCCACTCGGGCCGACCTCGCCCGCTGGCTCAAGCACGCCTCGCAACTCGGCTTGCGACTCGGCCAGTCCGACCACAAGACCCACGAGGCGTTCTACTTCAACGACCCCGAAGGGAACGGAATCGAGATCTACCACGACTGGCCGCGCGATCAGTGGCCCTTCAAGGACGGCAAGTTCACCTCCTTCGACGGTGCCGCCATCGACATCCCGAACTTGCTCGGCACCTTGGCCCCGAGCGACGCGGGATGGACGAACGCGCCCGTCGGCACCCGCATGGGCCACGTGCACCTCAAGATGAGCGATCCGAACGCGACCCGCGCCTTCTACGACGACGTCATGGGCTTCGACATCACCGCCGACGGCATGGGCGCCGTGTTCGCCGCGGCGGGCGGTTACCACCACCATCTCGGCAACAACGCCTGGCACAGCCGCGGCGGCCCCACACCTCCCGAGGCCGCCCAAGGGCTGCGACACTACACGATCGAGTTGTCGAACGCCGCGGAGTTGGACGCCGTCACCGCGCGGCTCCGAAACGCAGGCACGCCAGTGCACGTCGGCCTTTCCGGCAACGTCACCCACGACCCCTCGGGCAACCGCTTGCTGCTGCGCGCGGCGCCCTCGACGGTCGAGAGTGCCCTGGCCGCCTTGTGACGGCCACGACACGCTGACGTCTCCTTGCGTCCCCGTACGCTGCGGCTTTCATGCCCTGGCTCG
This genomic interval carries:
- a CDS encoding VOC family protein; its protein translation is MTHPVPHSHPTSRIDPKLSLGEVALTVRDLDLAVRFYQVALGLTLLAVENGRAVLGTPDGHPLVAVRHDSQAPTPPANASGLYHLAVALPTRADLARWLKHASQLGLRLGQSDHKTHEAFYFNDPEGNGIEIYHDWPRDQWPFKDGKFTSFDGAAIDIPNLLGTLAPSDAGWTNAPVGTRMGHVHLKMSDPNATRAFYDDVMGFDITADGMGAVFAAAGGYHHHLGNNAWHSRGGPTPPEAAQGLRHYTIELSNAAELDAVTARLRNAGTPVHVGLSGNVTHDPSGNRLLLRAAPSTVESALAAL
- a CDS encoding DeoR/GlpR family DNA-binding transcription regulator, whose protein sequence is MLTSQRKQHILAVLKRDGQIVAKSLSQELGLSEDTIRRDLRDLAAEGLLQRVHGGALPASPAVATFEERTRIAPEGKIAIGQTAAKMIRPGQVVILDGGTTAVQVARHLPRDLQATIVTHSPTIAVELAAHPTVEVIVIGGRLFKHSIVAVGAAAIEAMSHVRADLFFMGVTGVHPEAGLSTGDLEDALVKRALSKRAAETVVLASSEKIGVASAYVIAPVAEASTLIVERDADREVIAELERSGLSLVRA
- a CDS encoding PAS domain S-box protein is translated as MTQESRAAAPAIETSYLDVLFEQTRMAHALYDTNLRFLRVNEAFARLTGIAVDAHAGQTLWDVVPGIPPALIQAYRAVLSDGEPLRDFHYVVPTPRAPGGYCYRRANAFPVRDGQGVVTRLVVTIEELTPQILTEQAREASEARTRRLQDLTSALSSAVTVHDVHQLVLQEASRALGAYAATLIVPIDEDTLFVAGGTGYSDDVLTSWRRFSKTGRFPVVDAIRERRAIFLPTSDLSQSYPDMVPLLKPNTRAVAAVPLIANDRVLAALTLSFDDEQVITEENQAFSRAVVQQAAQALERARLYDEQRRAHDRAALLARVGETLAASLDVRVTLERITALTIEHVADWCAIYQPAPHFDDLPIERQRLLLVAVAHHDPTQIDTLRAMLHFPSDPASPISNEHVYRTGTPLLVPALPPEAIDAIPEEERRAMTRSLGLHSLITVPLVANGRKLGVLGVATSSSDRTLTHDDLLLTQELAHRAALALDLAQLYEAAALSEQRHRSLVEATSQIVWVRAPSGEFVADQPGWRTFTGQTEEQLLGWGWLNAVHPEDRPRVRRTWQDALESQALYTTEQRLRRHDGQYRVMHVRATPVRTRDGAIREWVGAQSDITERVQAEQQVRDSEARHRALVEHAAVGIVRTSPRGELLDVNPAAEKILGYSREELLRMTFMDFTYPEDGGEAGMSSFRRLMRGEIDAFNLEKRYVRKDGRVVWANLSGSAVRDEQGAPLYSVSIFEDITERKRAEARLRESEERFRRLVDASPTGIAVGASDGTLHLPNDAYLRMLGFTREEYEAGALNWTALTPPEYAEVDARAFRQVFAQGTSEPYEKEMLRRDGTRVPVGLVLARYDQHDETFVVGYVQDLSVQKAAERALREHGLELERRVEERTRTLAERTAALDAFVRFAELASSTTSVEDLTRHAVEVLRATVGPVSVAYYERRDHVWKAVTWSDDIPAEALAMIRAGIPVDQPTFSEAVQGRRAYYMEAWNAEREGLDDSRMYGAGALYPFYSGEEPVGLLNMATMRTSTWSGRHKAIFRAVGRSFALALERSEQTRQLQERTRELERSNAELERFAYVASHDLQEPLRTIASYSELLAVRYGSQMDDKGRLFLKFMTEGAQRMKVLIDDLLVFSRLNSVREPLRTVDANRPLSEASSRLQALIEQAGARVESERLPFVLGDEGELTQLFQNLIGNAVKFRRSDEPPVVRVTARAEDAMWHFTVADNGIGIEPQYQERVFGLFQRLHTRSEYDGTGLGLSIVRKVAERHGGRAWLESNVGIGTTVHFTLCKAEGGHD
- a CDS encoding MarR family winged helix-turn-helix transcriptional regulator, yielding MSRSLRDEIQQHQPFRSLEEEAALNLFRTTQLLADRGEAFYREHGLTPTQYNVLRILRGAGDGGLGRNEIRERLLSRMPDVTRLLDKMEDMELVRRVRSTTDRRCVPTALTEKGRALVDAMDEPVAAMHREQFGHLTPGQLHTLVEIMTQIRARLPQE
- a CDS encoding VOC family protein, which encodes MNLPTVPYLTLPFDQVGQNPTRHALPANVQLGPVVLQIADLDASLDFYTNVIGLHLHGREEGQARAARLGTPEGEVLIELREKKGVKYAPHRGRLGLYHVAVLLPTRADLGRFIRHALGLGVHVGQSDHHYSEATYLKDPDGLTVEVYRDRPRDEWRVTQDGEIIGGGDLLDLGALDEAAGDAPWRGVPTGTTLGHLHFYVGDLDEAARFYHAGLGFPKVSWSAFPSALFLGAGGYHHHLGLNTWAAGSAPSGDDDARLLTWDLVLPDEATVERTARSLRAEGFSVTVTPSGLLADDPWGITVRLRTA
- a CDS encoding response regulator translates to MTDVLLVEDHDADVLLVREAVASFEQKVRLHVVRDGLAALWFLRRQGDYARCPSVQLVLLDSSMPRMNACEVLRELRTDEATRDVPVVVFSSSARPRDVHACTEAGANGYVVKPVDLASFMDVVQGLLKDWLRASR